TTGCAGTTTTGtagctttttaatagttttaaatttaaaattgcaATATATACATCAGCGTtaaacctataaatggtggaaaaacatgtttctgtaattgtgtacctgggtctccacttttaccatggcctcttttggctttaacaaacttatccctcaggtttttccaaacattttaacaaaaactttcctcgtCTTCCACggctgtatttattattacattatctGGTTTTtctatgatcacgcatggacggATTATAAAGGTGTCTATACAggcgtacctgtttcagacaaaatcccTTCAAAGTCATTCATATTCAACTCTAATTAATCACGTCGACGTGCAAAAAGTTTGCTCGCGTCTAAAAATGTTGTGTGCTCCGCCAGCCCAAATTATATCacgcgcacccaaagcgaacctccgcaaacacagaAATTATGTCACATTTCCCGCTCACACTCATGCAAACTAGCGAACGTGTCGAGTGTAAACCAGCCTTTAAAGATGCAGCTTTTTATTAACAAAACTTAATTTCAACTTTTTGGGGCTTTCATTTGAGTGTATGAACTAGGAAAGGCCGCTAACAATTATAGTCAGAGAACTGAAGATGCTAGAGGAACATGGCTAAAAAATATGAGCTAAAAAAGGTTGTCCagtagggctacacaatatatggtttgagcatcgatattacAATCTGCGCAATCCCAATAGTCGCATCACAAAGATGGGCAATGTTGAATATGAATTACAATTGACCAGGAGCTAAagaaattgcatttaattattgtatttatgtggaattaatttgatttatgcaaaaaattgCACTTTTGGGATTCTGAGGTGTGCCTGGAAAACGcaactatccgcttgttaagtcgtgacatgaaatactgtttccgggtccaaactgctactcatttgaattgagaaaatattcattatgTTGTTTATGCACTTTTTCAACGTTTATTTATTACCATTTGATCTCCCCATACAGTATGATATGgtgcttcgcgtgacgtcacacttaagcGGATAAACAATCTTGCTTGTGCAAAAGACATGATGGGAATGGCACCTTAGTGAGTTGTTTAGCAGTGCATATCGCTGATTAGAAATTGAGTTCTGATAGACCTGCAGTTGAAACAATCCGATTTTGGTTTTTGGCTAATGCTAGGTTCAGACTATGATTTTAGCCCTGAATATGACTccccaacaggttttgagaaatttctgacaaatgcctgaaatcacaggcaaatcagtggTCATTCACATATGTAACAATCACtctgtgtgaactatcaaagaggCGATCTAAGAGAATCTGCGATTGAGACACCAACACCCAtcagatatttggcgtgctaaatatctacGCCTGTAGGCGATTTAAAATGTGaatgaaatgtgttctgattgaaaataacatcggtgATTACCTAcaaccaatgagagagcagcatccactagtatgggtatctgcaggccagcgggagaagttattttcagtcaatttgggctcaagaaatggaggaaaaactagtgtaaatttgtcaGGAGCACCCGTgcctgtttgacgtgtcatctgagcaataccacaacccagtcgaaaaagaaaaaaagttgaggagTAAATTTGCTCACCTGTCTTTTGAAGGAAATTagtaataagtacattttctaccccactaaaggcttctttctcattatgtagtcagtaacaaaagatatactacatggcATCACGCTGTTCCCCGTAGTTTGTGGACCAAGACAAAGTTATCGGGGATTCTTCctgttgtaaagtcatgcaatgtgaatcaCTCTGTcgtcgatccatcttgcagtgtaaacacagcagtgaCGAAACATTACCCTAGATAGtcatgctgtgtaaaaacatctgAGACTAttttgaaaatcgtgcagtctgaagTACATGCATGAGTACATGCAGAATTTTTGGTTTTGGTCgagatgttttattttgttaaatatccCTAGTGCGCACATCTGTttgattaaattataaattatatgatGAGACCTCACACATGCTTTCTCGTCTGTGTCTTTAGTGTGAGCTGGCAGTGGATGCTGTGCACAAGGTGAAGAATGAGGAAGGAGATGGAGGCGGTGGAGGCGGCACAGCTGTCCATCCCAGGAAAGAAGAGATCACAGACACCATGATCTTTGGCCCTAGTGACCTTGTCACTATGATCTGCAGAGACGTAGACCTCAACTACGCTAcccgaggtgtgtgtgtgtgcgcgtgcgcgtgcgtgcgtgcgtgcgacTAGAAGAAGTAAAGTTGAAGTCTAAATGATTAGCCATCCTAtgaattcttttttttaactatttttcaaatgatgttgcaaggatttttttcacagtattttctacaatattttttctttaaagaaagtcttatttgttttattttggcttgaataaaagcagtgttacattttttaaactatttaagaacaatattattaacccccatatgcaatatttgttttgattgtccacagaacaaaccatcattatacaataatttgcctgaTTACACTTCCTTGcccaattaacctaattaaattattaaatgttactttaagttgaaaactagtgtcttgaaaaatatctagtaaaatattaaatactgtcatcatgacaaagataaactaaatcagttattagaaatgagttattaaaactattatgtttagaaatttgtttcaAAATCTTTGTTAAACTCTGTGTGGCATTGTAACAGAGAGAAATGAACTACAGAGAAACTTTTATGATCTAGTCTTCTTCTGGATCCCAGGACATGTCAGCCTTAAAAACAGGAAGAATGAAGAAGTGCCAAATCCCACCTTCAGATTTAAAGCTACTAATAAAAAGCTATATTCTTAACAAATCACAAGTCGAATGAGatataataaactttttaaaGTCCAGCCAAAAGTATGGAGAAAATTCACAAGATGATTCGGACATTCCATATTAGACACTCAAGACTTACTCATGAATATTTACTCGAAGAAGTTTCCCCCAAAGTGTCTGTATTCAacagaaaccaaactgttaaacatgtactCTTAATATGCCCAGCCACTATTTTTGTTATCAGAAGTTATCTGGAGAaactttaaaggaaatatttttaaacataaatggcatattttttattaaaagtaaaccttttaaagctgttttagatattttttatctATTATGTATTATGGATGTCTTAATTGTTAGATTTTCTTTGCTACTATGGAAAAGCAATATTTATAAAATGCTGTATATTTGATCCggttttgccatgaaatagccagaGAGTCTGATATGGCAACTGTTACACCTGGCTCAAAGATGTGACATTAAGGGAGACGACACGGCGAAATAAagttaaaaatcatatttattttaacataattgAAAATAACAATCAAAACATCCCTATCAGTATGTTTAATCAGTGTGAAAAGCAAGTGAATGgctgcaaaacaaacataaaGCCCGGATTGGAGCACAGCTCTGGCCAACTGGCCAAACAGTGAATGAACAGCAGCCCAGACAAACTCTCTTACTGTGTTTAAATAAGGGAGCTGACGAGCGTCATGTGCGCTAAAGGCATTCCCCAACCTAGAACAGACATAAAACACAATCCTAACACCACAACGCAATCCTAACTCAACAAATTCAAAAGTCTCACTCTTGtaacagattatttattattatggtgATCATTATAATATGATGATTTACCTATTAtatgatttttgtgtgtgttttcagacaCTTTCACAGACTCTGCAATTGGCTCATCAAGATTAAACGGTGACCACAGAGAGAAGGTCCTCCAGAGGTGGGATGGAGGCGACAGCAATGGAGAGAACTTTGACTTAGATGCAGACACAGTGAGTTTCACGCATTCTTTGTAAACACAGCAGTAATTGGTCACAATGGATGTTTCACATGCCTTTTGCATTTCTTTTTCTCCATCTCAGGCTAATGGTTGGGATGCCAGTGAGATGTTCCGCTTTAATGAGGAGACCTATGGGGTGAAGTCCACCTATGACTCCAGTCTCTCCATGTACACGTATGTTGatcattttgttcatttttagatgtttttttttcagggtgCCTGACCTTGTCGTGATCATGGTGGTTTTTAGATTTGATCAAAAAGATTTTAATACCTTTTCAGATAGTTCATTAGGCATCTTAAATATAAAGAACTGAATCCAAGAATCTATTTGACTCAAGACTCTAATAGATCTTTATTAGTATtggtatttgtattttttattatgctttAGAAACTTTTATGATTGTAAACATTGTATTGAATATATATTACTACTGTTTCCATGAATCTAACCAGGGCTGCCAAAATGCCGCtgaaacatgcaaacaaacataacattttttttttttttgagttttaatttttgtttaactctCGCTGAACTTTTCATCATATTCTATTGTCTTTCTCTCATAGGGTTCCTCTGGAGCGGGGAAGCTCTGAGGGCTTCAGGCAGCGAGAAGCTCGAGCCGCCCGATTGGCCAATGAGATCGAGGCTAGTTCACAGTATCGCCACAGAGTGGCGCTGGAGAATGATGAGGGAAGAACTGATGAAGACAAATTCAGTGCAGTGGTTCGAGACCGGGAGCGTGAAGCAGCAGAAAGAGAAAGGGGAAGAGATAGCCCTGGGTTCTCCAGTGCTGGGAGCAGGTTTgacactcatttattcatttaatttctaGCTGCAATATGATATAGTCTTTCTCTTTACTTCTGGTTGTTGATGTCTgtttatctttgttttattttagggaGGGCAAATACATTCCTCCCCAGAGAGCAAGGGAGCGAGAGATGGGAGTTTCTGGCAGGGGTGAAAGAGGTGGGGCTGTGTCCACCCTGCCTAATCGAACAAATCGACCCGGACCATCAAGCTCCTCCCCTAGACCCCTCCCCTCTGCTAACAGCCAGGCCCTTCCTCCCACTGATAGGAACAGCTCTCTGTCAGTCAGAGGAGGATTCTCTACACACCAATCACAGAGCAGCACGCCAACACAGTCCCGGCCCTCAGAGCCGGGTCACTCCAGCCCTCCTTCcccccacacactctcacattcactctCACACCCTCAGTCCCTCTCAGATGTGGCCCGGCCTGTCAATGGAGGTAAATTGCGTCTACGATTTGATGTTATTTAGATTATTATGCTGAATTCCATTTTGTGTGTTACTAATGAACATGTTGATCTTTTACAGTTTCACCCAAGTCTCAAAGGACTGGACAGACTAACAGAAACATGCGTACCTCAAACTCCCACTCCTCCCCTACAGGTAAACCAAACAGATCTTCTGTACCCACACTAGGTCTTTTGCAATGTGATCACGGTTTTTAATCATGCTTATTTGTCCTCCGTAATGGTAGCTGACTTTGTAATTTTTGCTACTTTACCATCTGGCTTATAAGTAAGGAATAAAGTACATTTTGGAGGCTATCATCACAGAATAACACCTGACAGGCTTATCTGAGCTTTAAAAAAACTGCCTGGAAGTACTTTATCCCACTTTATATATGCATTCTTGCCACAGAATGTAAAAATTAGACTCAAAACATTTGTTCTAGGCCATAATAGTTTCATTCTTTAAAGCAAAGCTGACAAACAAAACCAGCTGAATGGAGCTGATTGAGCATATACACTAACCTACAAATCTTTCAGTCACAGAGTCAAAACGTCTTGACGGATGAGGATATAAATATTCAAGTGAACTCATTCCCTGACTGTCAGGATGAATCAAAGTACCAGGAATAATATAATTTGAAAGATCGCTATCACCAAATTGAATCAAGTATTTCAGACAGCTGTGTAATTACgaatgttaaagagcccctattttgcattataaagggtcatattttggttttaggggtctccaacaacaaactgacatgcatgcaaagtcaaaaacactttcattatcttaaaatatgcatttatttttacctaattatcccaacgactcccatatgattcgtttctcgattcatttgttcccaaacccctcctttgcatgatgctaatctgtgctgatttgttcgatgacccagtctgttgtgattgtttGACTGGGTTCAGCGCGAGACGGTGTGAAACGCCCACCATGGCTAAGAAatagagtatgtgagagcccaatgcaggaatgcaacaAAGCAATGCGTTAAAaaaccagcatattactctactcttaacacTAACTTCAAATAATAACAGCGACACACATTCAgcattaatccacacagtgacaaaagctgaactattttgaaaattgaccacgCTGCTAATGTGAGGAACAGATGATGGCGGCCTTAGCAAAGATGACAGCAGAGGATCGTGAGTTCAGAAGtgcatttaaatcggtaaaggaagaacCACACGTCATGTTTTCAACATGGGTTTGGTTGCAATATGTAAATAGCCTAACAcggatttaacctgagagatgcatagaagcactgatctataatagataagtaATTACAGGCCATGTGATGTTACAACacaacaaaaatacatattttgcaaactacacaaaacgaggcaacaattttaattacacttacatgttacgATCcaaaggaagaagaaactggtcccatacataataaatatattcgcctactctgctgctccttcctttaataacaAACGGCTGGTATTGCTAAGGAggatattgtataaataattagaaaaatgacaggaacaaacacaacactaggttggctatacagTAGCATTGTAGTGAAAACCCTTTAATACCCGCAagcgaatctccatctgtcagtgattgtcatcttcatgtcatgatcagtcctgtgGTCCCTTGAGCTCCACCAGTGTCTAAATGAAAAGGCAAGTTCACGTTTAACCGGACCCGGTACTACATTTTTGTTGATGTATTGTCGTCGATGTGTTCAGGCAAAAGATCTGAACTGAACACGATTAATTTATTCTTCTCTGAGTCGATTATTtctttaaagaatcaatagttttgaaCGCTgggcactttcagatttaaacctcagctggatgtttttattcacttgATGCTGTGTTACACaatgcatggaagctcattttcaaaaacccataatatgggctctttaatggaTTGGTGAAGTTACAAATACAGAAATGAAGGGAATAAGAAAAaggtgttttctttttcaaatcttGTTGACTGCTCGTCATATTTTATAAGTACAGACACATATTTTTCACCTGCACTAATAAAACTTTTTCAATCACTTCACATATCCAAATTTAGCGAACCACAGtcctttgttagtttttttttttttttaggttttaaagTAATcttcaatttaatttgattaaatgcttattttaggttttaatattaaaacaggCCAAACATACTGTAGAAATACTGACTTTTTAAATTTGGTAAATATTGCTTTAtcattttttttcccctaatttaacacattgctaatttttttttcttctctccatGCAGTCTCTCGCTCCCCTAAGCCAGATGCTCCTCCTCAGGACCCTCTTCTGACTGGATCTTATTTGGACCCCTCATCCAAACCTGTTGGCCCCACTCCTCTGTTCCCTGTAGATGGTAAAATGTTGTCATAAATCTGATTTAAGACACTGTCCAGTTGTCGGTGCGTCTTAACTCCTTTTCATTTTCACCACAGTAAATGAGATCCTGTCCAAGGAAAGGATGGAGAGTCCAGTTAGTCCACAGGAGGGCAAGAGCAACAAAAGTAATGCTAGTATTGTGTTGCTATCTCCAATTTCATTGCATCCTCTTGATATTTAGCTAATGAATGTTCTTCTATTTATTGTAACAGTACCTTCGGTCCAGCAGAGATCACAAATCTCTGAGGAGCTTCGCAAGTTTGGTAATACTTTTAGGGTGAGTGTGCACGAATGTAATCTGCATctaggttgttttcaatcacgtggttctggtgactcgcgaaattcagatggagggcaggaaggacAAAAACTGAGTGGGAGATGCAGGAAAGTCTTTTtgcgattttatttatttatttttattttttttgcgatGAAATTTctactaaactaaaatatatttagctATTACTTTGAACATActatagtgtttggaagcatactttagatttttacttgaattaaactgttgtagtaattatattgttgctgtggtacatcacaactgtagtaataaacaaattattcaataggcttcagtttGTATAATTATACACCATCACATTGCACCAGAGTTTACTCTAACGTTAAAGTATTTACTATAGTTTCAGTTTAAAATGCTACAGTATTCGGGagaattcattaacaaagagttgtgcACATTATACACTTTAATATGTGGTTTAAAAACATGTtcattataaattactatagttttttccCCCCTGCTGATATCTTCGACATCACGtaataacagatgaaagcatacaaaactgtggacgcatagtctacattattattagtttatttttccaAGAGAGGGGGGGTGCTTTTCAATAGTAACAGTCTAGTTTTGTCGCAAAGgttatattctcctggattttgtagCTTGGTGGTGTTTGTATgtgatttttatataacacattaccATCTAATACACATAGTTAGGCCTGTATATcatctttattggtgctgtcaaatgAAATTATCTCGTTCAAAAAACTTTGTACACATAGATGTACTAAAAATTGTTTATTACATTGCCCCTTTtctgtttttcagccagtttcttcAACTTTTCCTCCCTTTACAAGCAAAAGCTTTTGGTAGTCCATAAAAGCTGTTCGGCATTTCTTATCTAGagttaaacaataataaacaacataaaacgaacattttgatgttctgatagagATTCCTATGCAGAAGAATCACTTTCTGCCCACCATCTGAGTCTCACACGTCATCAGTGTCGTCATGTGAAAACAACTTGTATTACATTGATCAAGTGACCTACCTGTTGCATTCTTTCTTTACTACCTTTCACAAATCCTCCCCTGTTTTTTGCTATACTATTCTATAATATAGTAGTGTTTTAACAAATAGCATCTGATATAATGTGATAAAGTATTTTCAATATGTTTTTCAATGTATTTAAAGTATTTGGATaagtgcttaaatttgactttgtaaAGAACCCTGATGTTAATGAGTCTGTGGACACACTCCATCTCCTCCTTAGCCTGATGGCATAGTAAAGTACCTGTTGTTAGCACACTTTAAAAACCTATACACTCAATATGAACAATGTTCAAACATGTTTGCATTGTAGTCGCTTTTGTTTGTATATAGGCGAGATTAGCTTGTTTCAGAATGTGAACTATGTTGCTAAGTCTGAGCGTTTTTCCTTATTtgtgaaatttattttatttttttaaattattaatatttattttttagcttcaGCAAAACCCCAAAACTTTGCCCACTGAATCTACTCAAGCAAACCCTGCCCACAACACACAGACTGACCCCGCCGCTCCCACAGAAGCAAAACCAGCCCCGCCCACAACCCCGAACACAGAGCTTTCAGCAGAGGAGCGAAGTAGAGAGACTAATCCAGAAGGGCCGGTGACCTCCACCCCTCCACCGGCCACATCCATCTCTGCACCGTCTGGGATTGGCATGCAAAATCCACCTGCAGAAGGGCAGACGGCGGGGGCGCCCCAACCTGCAAGGACCCCAGGCAGTGAGGATGGCAAACCAGAGGCCCCTGAGAGATCTGAGGGCATGACCGAGTGAGTAGAACATGTCAGACTGTTCAGCTTTTAATCAAGTACTTTTGTGACCAATACTagtaatcttattttttattatttttaatttattacatttatttattttaaaattgtttatatattttttatatttaactcttttatttattaaatttgtttatttttttacatttatttctatttaattatattttacatatatttctgttgcttgtgttatttatttaaaaaaatttattcatttatatttaattttatttattttaaaaatgtatttatattattttttacattttatttctattgtgacttatttattttttgaatcatttattttttttaaatgtatttattaatttttatcatttgttttatattacatttatttgtttgcttttaacatttatttttacagtttatttttagcatattctatttattttcttcattgtttatttttatttccatgGCTTTTTATGAATGCAGATTTATGgctgattcatttatttaatttttaaaaagaaacgaGGAAAACCCATTTCAGACAATTGTTATTGATGCTTTAACACTTATCATTGTGTACATATGAAAAGATTTCAATCCAGTTTGTATGCAAGTCTGGTCTGATTTGTCTGATTTCGAACTAGTCAATCAGTGAATTTCTTTGAGTAATTAAATGTGTTGGTAATAGCAGCTCATGATGTTTTCTAATACAGTCAGGTGAAGAAATCCACACTCAATCCCAACGCCAAAGAATTCAACCCCACCAAGGCTCCTCTTAGCATGGTGAGAGCATTACTTTCTGCTGTTTTTGATGTCCTCTGCGAAGCTTTTGAAGAGTTGATGTGCCAATCTGATTTGTCATGTCATTTCTGCAGGTGAAGCCCTCGGCGACTCCCACACCACCACGACCAACCCCACCCAGTCCTACAGTCGTGCTGCAGACCCAACCAGGCCAGGGAGCCGTTTATAACCCCCAGTACCTGAGCTACGTCTCCCAGGTACCCATCCAGATTCAAGGCCACTCTGTGCAGGTCTGTATTCCTAATGCGATTGATTGTTTTGGGGGAAAACTTGGAGACTTTGTGTGTatatagggctgggtgattaatttAATAAcgataattatcacaatatatatttctTTGATAAAACGATAATGACCGTTAGATAGGTGTTCGATAATATTTACGTACTATGCATAACGCTGCGCAGGCATTTTGCTGCGTGCCCTTCTGGGTACCGCACGCAGTACAAAtttacagccatacagtgttagttgCACTTGGAGGAGTAGGAATAAATCAGGTAAAAAAGgtcacagacattgttgacaagaaacgtcactaAACATCAGTAGTCTGGAGCTACTTAGTTTTTTGCAATCTGACACAAAACAGAGCAACGAGCACTGCAAACTGCGCAGACGACTCGTGccatcaaaagcaggcaacaccacaaacctgtttcatcatttaaaacaataccaCCCTTATGAAGATAAGAAATTACAGACCCAAACCTGCTTTGGTAAACCAGCGCAACTACCCAGCagagttttgtcatcattttctaAAGCCGTGCCTTATGTGAAAAAACCTCAAACACATCTCAATGCACACTTAATGCTCTCTGTAAACTACGAGCTGCGTTATTTAAGGGCACTTGTTACCACATTGATAGGAACTTTTTTTATGTCAATCTTATGTTTTCTTTTaagtattaagattttttttttaaatctgtaataTCACTATTGTCCCTTAGATGATTAAAAAACAGCCTTTTTTTACTGGACATAATCACAGAGgagaaatcagatgctcaagacataatcttcaaaataatgacattaaaaatGCAGCAAGTTTGCAATGACAGACGTTTACAACAGCAGTggatcattaattaaatccttattttccacgAAGTGAAGCATTATCCACCCGCACAGTTGTTAAAGATGggcacaaattaaaaatatatacactatatatttttctttgaaaaaaatTTTTGCAATGTATTTCGTTATGTATAATGTGTAAAttagtgtattttttttgttgataATTTATCTACAACATAAACAAGAAGAATGAATAACATATGAGGTGAAGCGCTTCAAAACCAATCTGCTATGGGATATGCTCTAGTGCTTCAAAACAGTCCATTAAACTGTTTTCACGGGTTCAGTTTAATTGATTAACGAAGCGCGGTTTGAGCAGCATCAGCTCTACAGTCTTTATAAACTATTTGTAGCACTGATAGTTTTTCTTAACTCGATCTGAAGGATTTGTGCCAGTCTATGAGATGAAATTGGTTAAAACACCCGCGGATATAACCGAGATGTGCGCttaacagggttttttttttttttatgcgtcCCACAATATGTGATGTCAAGAGgataaactgcacacacttgattatgtaatgcgTGGACGAATGTCACAGTTCAAAGCATaagtaaacctttaaatgtccatgcttaattAGTCATCGAAGGTCTGTCTGTTGGGTTATTGACAATTAATAGATCaagtaatcgttagcatccctaaataaaatatattaaaggatATTTTGCCCTAAATTCAGCATACTCCAcattaaaaggagagttcatccaaaactaaAAATGATCACCattaaagcctagttcacactacaggattttaaacatcagcagatcgctgttccattcacactacatgacctgactttgtgtcttttaatctctgtggtgttcacactacgcaacactccgtgaacgatccacaagaggggggtcacacactacatgatctgacaacaactcattccccatcagttcattcaagctaccaaaccacagccaatgaaattttgagggaggagtgctcagaaaaagctgaacactattggctgcttgtgtgctgattacatcactgacagcttttcaagctttggagaaagcatttaaaaacatcgtcaaatcagctgatttatgagcggattaatcactcatctgcaagttccagtggatagatacacagagagtttttaatttttgtaattttataactctttgaaataaaactaacatatttataacaccctgccgctttctaactatcagtgtatttctttctgacattgttatttttttatcacaaaacagtaaagaactgagcatttctgccttaaattaccatattggtcaaaatgactgcatgcatgtctgatacttttcactgtgactttaaatatgtgtgcattttcttgcctggcaacttcctgctaacataaacaaaactttctgatggcaaaaacatcaatttactttagatatctttaaaaacagcatattctgtgctgttaaatagctcctgtttgaaagtaaaaatgaaagccaagacctttaagtgttttagtatcttaactacatatttataggctgtattaccaaaaaaaagatgatatttttagggtaatggtgtcattaaatatgatgccagacattcaaagcttaattttaatatctcaataatagctttgaatgtaaatatgttgtgacaatttggcgttttatatgagaacggtcagaatgagcagtatggtaattctaatagttacagaatta
This portion of the Danio rerio strain Tuebingen ecotype United States chromosome 3, GRCz12tu, whole genome shotgun sequence genome encodes:
- the atxn2l gene encoding ataxin-2-like protein isoform X4; the encoded protein is MLHFLTAVVGSRCDVMVKNGSLYEGIFKTLSSRCELAVDAVHKVKNEEGDGGGGGGTAVHPRKEEITDTMIFGPSDLVTMICRDVDLNYATRDTFTDSAIGSSRLNGDHREKVLQRWDGGDSNGENFDLDADTANGWDASEMFRFNEETYGVKSTYDSSLSMYTVPLERGSSEGFRQREARAARLANEIEASSQYRHRVALENDEGRTDEDKFSAVVRDREREAAERERGRDSPGFSSAGSREGKYIPPQRAREREMGVSGRGERGGAVSTLPNRTNRPGPSSSSPRPLPSANSQALPPTDRNSSLSVRGGFSTHQSQSSTPTQSRPSEPGHSSPPSPHTLSHSLSHPQSLSDVARPVNGVSPKSQRTGQTNRNMRTSNSHSSPTVSRSPKPDAPPQDPLLTGSYLDPSSKPVGPTPLFPVDVNEILSKERMESPVSPQEGKSNKIPSVQQRSQISEELRKFGNTFRLQQNPKTLPTESTQANPAHNTQTDPAAPTEAKPAPPTTPNTELSAEERSRETNPEGPVTSTPPPATSISAPSGIGMQNPPAEGQTAGAPQPARTPGSEDGKPEAPERSEGMTDQVKKSTLNPNAKEFNPTKAPLSMVKPSATPTPPRPTPPSPTVVLQTQPGQGAVYNPQYLSYVSQVPIQIQGHSVQPQIPYSYMTAVSQGKYPRTKGSVVTPRPDHSSSAPPMIQAASAAGPPLVASPYPPSYLQYNQVIPAMPHYPGHQVYSMLQGGPRMLGSGGHPQALGPPGPQYPGQTEGPSAPQQGMYAPQSFSHHSGSIHPQPSSTPTGSQPPPQHPAPSPGQSGQSGPQPQSLYHSGPLSAPTPPNLPPGHSSPQASYSLQGYSLPGHQPLPHPYSSLGQLTQAHVPGALSGPHHTGGHGPPPVMLLHAAPQQGSGPQHGPPPQQGAHQHFTYLGPQVPVQAHNPQQIPYHPSGN
- the atxn2l gene encoding ataxin-2-like protein isoform X3, which translates into the protein MHVTKKNRNSVKTPSQSPPVFEGVYNNSRMLHFLTAVVGSRCDVMVKNGSLYEGIFKTLSSRCELAVDAVHKVKNEEGDGGGGGGTAVHPRKEEITDTMIFGPSDLVTMICRDVDLNYATRDTFTDSAIGSSRLNGDHREKVLQRWDGGDSNGENFDLDADTANGWDASEMFRFNEETYGVKSTYDSSLSMYTVPLERGSSEGFRQREARAARLANEIEASSQYRHRVALENDEGRTDEDKFSAVVRDREREAAERERGRDSPGFSSAGSREGKYIPPQRAREREMGVSGRGERGGAVSTLPNRTNRPGPSSSSPRPLPSANSQALPPTDRNSSLSVRGGFSTHQSQSSTPTQSRPSEPGHSSPPSPHTLSHSLSHPQSLSDVARPVNGVSPKSQRTGQTNRNMRTSNSHSSPTVSRSPKPDAPPQDPLLTGSYLDPSSKPVGPTPLFPVDVNEILSKERMESPVSPQEGKSNKIPSVQQRSQISEELRKFGNTFRLQQNPKTLPTESTQANPAHNTQTDPAAPTEAKPAPPTTPNTELSAEERSRETNPEGPVTSTPPPATSISAPSGIGMQNPPAEGQTAGAPQPARTPGSEDGKPEAPERSEGMTDQVKKSTLNPNAKEFNPTKAPLSMVKPSATPTPPRPTPPSPTVVLQTQPGQGAVYNPQYLSYVSQVPIQIQGHSVQPQIPYSYMTAVSQGKYPRTKGSVVTPRPDHSSSAPPMIQAASAAGPPLVASPYPPSYLQYNQVIPAMPHYPGHQVYSMLQGGPRMLGSGGHPQALGPPGPQYPGQTEGPSAPQQGMYAPQSFSHHSGSIHPQPSSTPTGSQPPPQHPAPSPGQSGQSGPQPQSLYHSGPLSAPTPPNLPPGHSSPQASYSLQGYSLPGHQPLPHPYSSLGQLTQAHVPGALSGPHHTGGHGPPPVMLLHAAPQQGSGPQHGPPPQQGAHQHFTYLGPQVEFFQSQQQQLF